One genomic segment of Plasmodium cynomolgi strain B DNA, chromosome 14, whole genome shotgun sequence includes these proteins:
- a CDS encoding isoleucyl-tRNA synthetase (putative), which translates to MKRRKTLTATAILLVQAITQQWVYLCFKRTQKVVHILNEHLCAGQSKAVTPCFVATVTYGRERKHALNEHRNKIRDVIRQSVNLPVQLMPTTYASFDRQKQIQDLWISERVYEKRNFANVKKCIRDGRKKEKKSTHDGEGKNGFSKCGPPPGREEEPTRTEAEPEAEPEAEPKVEAEPEPKVEAEAEPLMKRKQVLTNLKWTEVIGSISNQERHPQGRYGRDHNKIRIIHDGPPYANNDIHIGHILNKIVKDIYLKFLLMSNYCVMLIHGFDTHGLPIEYQVMKMLNIKNIQELSLPNCSEVSNDQSQVFMLDQEKTPRGETKGHVLTRWLTSRENWQHREKHGLHQSRLNDRRPTLVRDLLRREDVPLVSLSQAEKKIIYFKSLCKSYAAHFINEQFMSMVSYGIWGLWDYTYVTFYDLYEDIQRAVFRSLLEHKHIYVSNRPIYHSYATQTVLSDSEIIYKKRICNSFYFFFDMHSVSDSLALKLLGASVENEQVREMIQVGGDEVGGEEVRYDDVYLKKYYSKEDRILEVKKVVTLKGKELASCTYVNFVNQVPSPFVLVSKNEIDESFGSGIVHVAPAHGFADYNVYYQNNELRKVHLGGEHYEEGKRRGGEDRDGLAKGEKIGRIAHRGEAVPIGEVGRIGEAGRIGEAGRIGEAGRIGEAGRIGEAGRIGEAGRIGEVTPVDENVIDQNDDLKEEYAKVVLENCERNAELIRRDALSGKGEVSPLLHNLLRSGDMESSPKMKIKNKININREDIHLLFYYAFHEHVLFHFPYEHLYTYDWRSHTSVQIKSLLQIYVDIEKIKQNKLFYESIRRINFLSDHVRDALIKTIENRNEWCISRQKHWGVNIPLRDLLIGGECKVSFRQQVMDVWFDSSVSYLYVLYMCRHILFNEYFKRMAPSTRREKKRTVAVLGKRSSGDGGDDDDDDDDDNDDDDDDDDSPFFNIHDVYDQLGRANDGIGRGDPRFGKEKKDLLKDVMTKRKIFDPEVMYQRLMKRLNSEKNPFKVGSTSQIVHPYRTQKRKGESFLLKDMGIHLCCEGVDQRWCWGRLWVCCHNFFNKNISISEQILDDINKHIYLKLYNTFKFLLNNLHDLDFSNVKVEGEEEQLQMMDQYILSKKNNLIRCCLKYYSNFQLQLFVKHVLSFVNRDLAIYLDYCKDRLYVHERDSISRRNCQKIFYHILVDMLKVLAPVVPHLCEDVYGTLLSLKGGGA; encoded by the exons GCATACGGGatggaaggaagaaggagaaaaaatctaCCCATgatggggaggggaaaaacggGTTCAGCAAATGTGGACCGCCCCCGGGAAGAGAGGAAGAACCCACTCGGACAGAGGCGGAACCAGAAGCGGAACCAGAAGCAGAACCAAAAGTAGAAGCAGAACCAGAACCAAAagtagaagcagaagcagaaccCCTGATGAAGAGAAAACAAGTCCTGACAAACTTGAAATGGACAGAAGTGATTGGCAGTATCTCCAACCAGGAGAGGCACCCCCAGGGTAGATACGGAAGGGATCATAAT aAAATACGAATCATTCACGATGGACCACCCTATGCAAACAACGACATTCACATAGGACACATACtcaacaaaattgtgaaagaCATATAcctaaaatttttgttaatgagCAATTACTGCGTGATGTTGATTCATGGGTTCGATACACATGGGCTACCCATCGAGTACCAGGTGATGAAAATGCTTAACATTAAGAACATCCAAGAGTTGAGTTTGCCAAACTGTTCAGAAGTGAGTAACGATCAGTCCCAAGTTTTTATGCTCGATCAGGAGAAGACACCGAGGGGGGAAACTAAGGGACATGTCCTTACCAGGTGGCTCACCAGCAGGGAGAATTGGCAGCATCGGGAGAAGCATGGTCTGCATCAGAGTCGGTTGAACGACAGACGCCCCACCCTTGTGCGTGACCTGCTGCGCCGTGAAGACGTCCCACTTGTGAGCCTGAGCCaagcggagaaaaaaatcatatactTCAAAAGTCTGTGCAAGTCGTACGCCGCTCACTTCATCAATGAGCAGTTCATGTCTATGGTCTCCTACGGCATATGGGGTCTGTGGGACTATACCTACGTCACGTTTTATGATCTGTATGAGGACATCCAGCGGGCCGTCTTTCGGAGCCTCCTCGAGCAC AAGCACATCTACGTGAGCAACCGACCCATATACCACAGCTACGCGACACAGACGGTGTTATCAGACAGcgaaattatttacaaaaagcgGATCTGCAATTCGttttacttcttcttcgatATGCACAGCGTAAGTGACTCCTTAGCTTTGAAATTGTTGGGAGCCAGTGTGGAGAACGAACAGGTTAGGGAGATGATTCAAGTGGGGGGTGACGAAGTGGGAGGTGAAGAAGTGAGATATGACGACGTG tacttaaaaaaatactactCGAAGGAGGACAGAATTTTGGAGGTGAAAAAAGTAGTGACTCTCAAAGGGAAGGAATTGGCTAGCTGTACTTATGTCAACTTCGTTAACCAAGTGCCAAGTCCCTTTGTCCTCGTGTCGAAGAACGAAATTGATGAGTCTTTTGGCTCTGGCATTGTGCACGTGGCTCCTGCACACGGCTTTGCGGACTACAACGTGTATTACCAGAACAATGAGCTCCGGAAGGTACACCTCGGCGGGGAACACTACGAGGAAGGTAAGcggcgggggggggaggacaGGGATGGTctcgcaaaaggggaaaaaattggaaggatTGCCCATAGGGGGGAGGCAGTCCCTATTGGAGAGGTTGGTCGTATTGGAGAAGCTGGCCGCATTGGAGAAGCTGGCCGCATTGGAGAAGCTGGCCGCATTGGAGAAGCTGGCCGCATTGGAGAAGCTGGCCGCATTGGAGAGGCTGGCCGCATTGGAGAAGTCACCCCTGTGGATGAAAACGTGATCGACCAGAATGACGACCTGAAGGAGGAATACGCAAAGGTGGTTCTGGAAAACTGCGAGAGGAACGCGGAGCTGATAAGGCGGGATGCACTGTCGGGCAAGGGAGAAGTGAGCCCTCTCCTTCACAACCTATTGCGTAGTGGCGATATGGAATCCTcccccaaaatgaaaatcaaaaacaaaattaacataaaCCGGGAGGACATTCACTTGCTTTTCTACTATGCCTTCCACGAGCATGTCCTGTTTCACTTCCCTTATGAGCACCTGTACACATATGATTGGAGATCACACACCAGCGTACAAATAAAGTCGCTTCTCCAAATCTACGTagacatagaaaaaataaagcaaaacaagCTGTTTTATGAGAGCATTAGGaggattaattttttaagtgacCACGTGAGGGATGCTTTAATAAAAACGATTGAGAATCGAAACGAGTGGTGCATAAGCAGGCAGAAGCACTGGGGGGTGAATATCCCCTTGAGGGATTTACTCATAGGTGGAGAGTGTAAGGTGAGCTTCCGTCAACAGGTCATGGATGTGTGGTTTGACTCCTCCGTTTCGTACCTCTACGTCCTGTACATGTGCAGGCACATCCTCTTTAATGAGTACTTCAAACGGATGGCCCCTTCTACccggagggagaaaaaacgcaCAGTTGCTGTGCTAGGTAAGAGGAGCAGCGGTGACGGCggtgatgatgatgatgacgatgatgatgacaatgatgatgatgatgacgatgatgactcccccttttttaatatacacGATGTGTATGACCAACTGGGGAGAGCGAATGACGGGATAGGGAGAGGAGACCCGCGGTTCGGTAAGGAGAAGAAAGACCTCCTCAAAGATGTAATgacgaagaggaaaatattCGACCCGGAAGTAATGTACCAACGGTTGATGAAGCGACTGAATAGTGAGAAGAATCCCTTCAAGGTAGGAAGTACTAGTCAGATAGTCCATCCGTATAGAACGCAGAAACGAAAAGGGGAGTCCTTTTTGCTGAAGGATATGGGCATACACCTGTGTTGCGAGGGGGTGGACCAG CGGTGGTGCTGGGGCAG ACTATGGGTTTGCtgtcacaatttttttaacaaaaatatttcaataaGTGAGCAGATTTTAGACGACATAAATAagcatatttatttgaagctgtataatacatttaaatttttattgaacAATTTGCACGACTTGGATTTTTCAAACGTAAAagtggaaggagaagaagaacagcTACAAATGATGGACCAATATATACTGTCAAAAAAGAATAACTTAATTCGATGTTGCTTGAAGTATTACTCAAATTTTCAATTACAGCTATTTGTAAAACATGTGCTAAGTTTTGTTAATCGTGATTTGGCTATATATCTTGATTATTGCAAGGATAGACTGTACGTACATGAGAGGGACTCCATTAGCAGGAGGAATTGTCAAAagattttttatcacatccTGGTTGACATGCTGAAGGTGCTGGCCCCCGTGGTACCCCACTTGTGTGAGGATGTGTACGGCACGCTGCTGTCGttgaagggggggggagcttGA